A region from the Sandaracinus amylolyticus genome encodes:
- a CDS encoding alpha/beta fold hydrolase, which produces MAHAVRDEGDWDPPREFDGFVVVGPLGRGGMGAVHRGHDVALDRPVALKFVRAAHPDPRERERFLREARALARLTHPNVVQVFRVGEVEGNPYIAYEFVEGSTLHAMRTPVRWDLALDLGIGMARGLASIHARGLLHRDIKPANVVVTSTGVPKLIDFGLALRIHESEAVDTSGPLPSGATGLTSIGRIVGTPQYMAPELFEGLPATLRSDVYALGLVLRELLTGERLRWGMPLDLLATRAIEDEVRVPRVPDAPQGLIDAVVRCLRRDPAERWPGADALRDALELLRRYYRPFAQPTEGRGVEDEYGRLTASFARIASSGDAMISRFYTLLFERAPDAKPLFPHDLEGQRHKLLHAIENVVAQIRAPERLVPLLEDLGRRHVAYGARREHFEQAESALIAALREHDPRWDAPTEMAWRTAISRLSEAMLRGMAIADTDLAETLPPAPSPGPTRRSTPVRAEVTQDLPRTSFVDRDGVAIAYQVMGEGPVDLVLVPGLVSHVERSWQHPASAAWQRGLSSIARLVMIDRRGCGLSERAPESYELDAQVDDVLAVLDAVSSRRAVIVGTCDAGAIAALAGAKARARVAGVVIVGGALRLGDALSSEVIDERAQAVRAGWGSAVLADLLAPSLAEDASFLAFWASLLRSSSSPGALAAQLRRGAEIDLTAHVASLDVPTLIVHRRGDRFVPQAQARALAEALPSAELVVLDGEDHLPLAGPRDALLDVIDAFVAKVTR; this is translated from the coding sequence GTGGCGCACGCGGTGAGAGACGAGGGCGACTGGGATCCGCCTCGCGAATTCGACGGATTCGTGGTCGTCGGACCGCTCGGACGCGGCGGCATGGGCGCGGTGCATCGCGGTCACGACGTCGCCCTCGATCGCCCCGTCGCGCTGAAGTTCGTGCGCGCGGCGCATCCCGATCCACGCGAGCGCGAGCGCTTCCTGCGCGAGGCCCGCGCCCTCGCGCGCCTCACGCATCCGAACGTCGTGCAGGTGTTCCGCGTCGGCGAGGTCGAGGGCAATCCGTACATCGCGTACGAGTTCGTCGAGGGCTCGACGCTGCACGCGATGCGCACGCCGGTGCGCTGGGATCTCGCGCTCGATCTCGGCATCGGCATGGCGCGCGGGCTCGCGTCGATCCACGCGCGCGGCCTGCTCCATCGCGACATCAAGCCCGCCAACGTCGTGGTGACGAGCACCGGGGTGCCGAAGCTGATCGACTTCGGGCTCGCCCTGCGCATCCACGAGAGCGAGGCGGTCGACACCAGCGGCCCGCTGCCGAGCGGCGCGACCGGGCTCACGTCGATCGGTCGCATCGTCGGCACGCCGCAGTACATGGCGCCCGAGCTCTTCGAGGGGCTGCCGGCCACGCTGCGCTCCGACGTGTACGCGCTCGGGCTCGTGCTGCGCGAGCTGCTCACGGGCGAGCGGCTGCGCTGGGGCATGCCGCTCGATCTGCTCGCGACCCGCGCCATCGAGGACGAGGTGCGCGTGCCGCGCGTGCCCGACGCGCCGCAGGGCTTGATCGACGCGGTCGTGCGCTGCCTGCGTCGCGATCCCGCGGAGCGATGGCCGGGCGCGGATGCGCTGCGCGACGCGCTCGAGCTGCTGCGTCGTTATTACCGTCCGTTCGCGCAGCCGACCGAGGGGCGCGGCGTCGAGGACGAGTACGGTCGGCTGACCGCGTCGTTCGCGCGGATCGCGTCGTCGGGCGACGCGATGATCTCGCGCTTCTACACGCTGCTCTTCGAGCGTGCGCCCGACGCGAAGCCGCTCTTCCCGCACGACCTCGAAGGTCAGCGCCACAAGCTGCTGCACGCGATCGAGAACGTGGTCGCGCAGATCCGCGCGCCCGAGCGCCTCGTGCCGCTGCTCGAGGATCTCGGGCGACGGCACGTCGCGTACGGCGCGCGGCGCGAGCACTTCGAGCAGGCGGAGAGCGCGCTGATCGCCGCGCTGCGCGAGCACGACCCGCGATGGGACGCGCCGACCGAGATGGCGTGGCGCACCGCGATCTCGCGCTTGTCCGAGGCGATGCTGCGCGGGATGGCGATCGCCGACACCGATCTCGCGGAGACGCTGCCGCCCGCGCCCTCGCCGGGGCCCACGCGGCGCTCGACCCCGGTGCGCGCGGAGGTGACGCAGGATCTGCCGCGCACGAGCTTCGTCGATCGCGATGGCGTCGCGATCGCGTACCAAGTGATGGGCGAGGGGCCGGTCGATCTGGTGCTCGTGCCGGGGCTCGTCTCGCACGTCGAGCGGTCGTGGCAGCACCCGGCGAGCGCGGCGTGGCAGCGCGGGCTCTCGTCGATCGCGCGGCTCGTGATGATCGATCGTCGCGGATGCGGGCTCTCGGAGCGCGCGCCCGAGTCGTACGAGCTCGACGCGCAGGTGGACGACGTGCTCGCGGTGCTCGACGCGGTGTCGAGCCGCCGCGCGGTGATCGTGGGCACGTGCGATGCGGGCGCGATCGCGGCGCTCGCGGGCGCGAAGGCGCGCGCGCGGGTCGCCGGTGTGGTGATCGTCGGCGGCGCGCTGCGGCTCGGCGATGCGCTCTCGAGCGAGGTGATCGACGAGCGCGCGCAGGCCGTGCGCGCGGGGTGGGGCTCCGCGGTGCTCGCGGATCTGCTCGCGCCGTCGCTCGCGGAGGACGCGTCGTTCCTCGCGTTCTGGGCGTCGCTGTTGCGATCGTCGTCGAGCCCCGGCGCGCTCGCCGCGCAGCTGCGGCGAGGCGCGGAGATCGACCTCACCGCGCACGTCGCGTCGCTCGACGTGCCGACGCTGATCGTGCATCGGCGCGGCGATCGGTTCGTGCCGCAAGCGCAGGCACGCGCGCTCGCGGAGGCGCTGCCGAGCGCCGAGCTGGTCGTGCTCGACGGCGAGGATCACCTGCCGCTCGCGGGCCCTCGCGACGC